The following are from one region of the Streptomyces tuirus genome:
- a CDS encoding amino acid ABC transporter permease: protein MTLHKEELGSGGHEGADDYVPSPRRLDRERHKRASARRATAIGALSTLVTAVVLYLVVVNAPGWPRTKETFFDRGYAREALPKVLEGLWLNVRLLLICGAAVLVLGMLIAVARTLRGPVFFPLRFLAAAYTDFFRGLPLIINLMIVVLGVPALRLQGVTVDPVLLGGTALTLTYSAYVAEVFRAGIESVHPSQRAAARSLGLNNRQALRYVVLPQAVRRQVPPLLNDLVSLQKDTGLVSIGGAVDAVRAADIIVGRSLNYTPYIVAGLVFVALTIPMTRFTDWVTARMDRRQAHGGAV, encoded by the coding sequence GTGACCCTCCACAAGGAGGAGCTGGGCTCCGGCGGGCACGAAGGGGCGGACGACTACGTCCCGTCGCCGCGACGGCTGGACCGGGAGCGCCACAAGCGCGCAAGCGCCCGGCGCGCGACGGCGATCGGCGCGCTCTCGACCCTCGTCACCGCGGTCGTCCTCTACCTGGTCGTCGTCAACGCCCCGGGCTGGCCGCGCACCAAGGAGACCTTCTTCGACCGGGGGTACGCGCGCGAGGCGCTCCCGAAGGTCCTCGAAGGCCTGTGGCTGAACGTCCGGCTGCTGCTGATCTGCGGGGCCGCGGTGCTCGTCCTCGGCATGCTGATCGCCGTCGCCCGTACGCTGCGCGGACCGGTGTTCTTCCCGCTGCGCTTCCTGGCCGCCGCGTACACGGACTTCTTCCGCGGACTGCCGCTCATCATCAACCTGATGATCGTGGTCCTCGGCGTCCCGGCGCTGCGGCTCCAGGGGGTGACCGTCGACCCCGTGCTGCTCGGCGGCACCGCGCTCACCCTCACGTACTCGGCGTACGTCGCCGAGGTGTTCCGCGCCGGCATCGAGTCCGTGCACCCCTCGCAGCGCGCCGCGGCCCGCTCGCTGGGGCTGAACAACCGGCAGGCGCTGCGGTACGTGGTGCTGCCCCAGGCGGTGCGCCGCCAGGTGCCGCCGCTGCTGAACGACCTGGTGTCGCTGCAGAAGGACACCGGGCTGGTCTCGATCGGCGGTGCGGTGGACGCCGTACGGGCCGCCGACATCATCGTGGGCCGCAGCCTCAACTACACGCCGTACATCGTCGCCGGGCTGGTCTTCGTCGCGCTGACCATCCCCATGACCCGCTTCACGGACTGGGTGACGGCCCGGATGGACCGCCGGCAGGCCCATGGAGGAGCCGTATGA